The Manihot esculenta cultivar AM560-2 chromosome 11, M.esculenta_v8, whole genome shotgun sequence genome includes a region encoding these proteins:
- the LOC110626543 gene encoding PH, RCC1 and FYVE domains-containing protein 1 isoform X2, protein MTATEQSRPGPVERDIELAITALKKGAQLLKYGRRGKPKFCPFRLANDESALIWLSGKEEKHLKLSHVSRIISGQRTPVFQRYPRPEKEYQSFSLIYSDRSLDLICKDKDEAEVWITGLKALISRNHLRKGRADSRSDGISSEATSPRAHTQRSSPLSSAFGSGDSSQKDEMDPLRLRTPYDSPPKAGLEKAFSDVELYAVAPKVLCPSESACGSVHSVSSGGSEAINGRLKGMTVDAFRVSLSSAVSSSSQGSGHDENDALGDVYIWGEVTGDGILGGGVHGVGGSGVKMDSLVPKPLESAVLLDVQTIACGRRHAALVTKQGEVFSWGEELGGRLGHGVDSDVLHPKLVDGLKDINVELVACGEYHSCAVTLSGDLYIWGGSSQNFGLLGYRNENWVPKKLNGPLEGIHVSSVSCGPWHTAVVTSAGQLFTFGDGTFGVLGHGDCKSVSTPREVESLKGLRTVRAACGVWHTAAVVEVMVGSSSSSNCSSGKLFTWGDGDKGRLGHGDKGPRLVPTCVAALVEPNFCQVACGHSMTVALTTTGHVYTMGSPVYGQLGNSQADGKLPVRVEGKLTKNFVEELACGAYHVAVLTSRTEVYTWGKGANGRLGHGDTDDRNSPTIVEALRDKQVKSVACGTGFTAAICLHKWVSGVDQSMCSGCRLPFNFKRKRHNCYNCGLVFCHSCSSKKSLKASMAPNPNKPYRVCDQCFGKLRRATEADSSSHSALSRRGSINQRLIEAENSDYLNTRSRVQLGRNNSIESSKDVENESLKRNKLNGSQISLSANDSSQRNAFNNSKYFGSSKKFFSASLPGSRIMSRATSPTSRRSSPPRATTPTPTISVHALPKTIVDDTKRSNDRLSEEVVKLRAQVEELTCKAQLQEVELARTTEQLKEAIAVAEEETSKCKAAKEVIKSLTAQLKDMAERLPVGATRNSSSPSFYFSSATPPREVSSVINEQLSSPTTCHEPDSNGSSSLAISTVSGTTSNQTMHHSEVPHLEATAKSKNRTAKVEPTHGDEWVEQDEQGVYITLVSLPGGAKDIKRVRFSRKRFSEKQAEQWWAANRARVYQQYNVPMVDKSIVGPGREGLAH, encoded by the exons TCTCTTATATATAGTGATAGGTCTTTAGATTTG ATATGCAAGGACAAAGATGAAGCTGAAGTCTGGATTACTGGTCTAAAAGCACTAATATCACGCAATCATCTTAGGAAAGGGAGAGCAGATTCCAGAAGTGATGGGATCTCATCTGAAGCAACTAGTCCTAGAGCACACACCCAAAGAAGTTCTCCTTTGAGCTCTGCATTTGGTAGTGGTGACAGTTCACAGAAG GATGAAATGGATCCCCTACGTCTTCGTACTCCATATGATAGTCCTCCTAAAGCTGGTTTAGAAAAGGCATTTTCTGATGTTGAATTGTATGCTGTCGCTCCCAAAGTCTTATGTCCATCTGAATCTGCTTGTGGCTCAGTTCATTCTGTGTCATCAGGAGGCTCAGAAGCAATAAATGGGCGTCTAAAGGGTATGACTGTGGATGCTTTTAGAGTTAGTTTATCAAGTGCTGTTAGCTCATCGAGTCAAGGTTCTGGTCATGATGAGAATGACGCACTAGGGGATGTTTACATTTGGGGAGAAGTCACTGGTGATGGTATTCTTGGTGGTGGAGTGCATGGAGTTGGGGGTTCTGGTGTTAAGATGGATTCTTTAGTTCCAAAACCCTTGGAATCTGCAGTCCTATTGGATGTTCAGACTATAGCGTGTGGTCGTCGACATGCTGCCTTGGTAACAAAACAGGGGGAGGTTTTCTCTTGGGGAGAGGAGCTTGGAGGCAGACTTGGGCATGGTGTTGACTCTGATGTATTGCATCCAAAGCTTGTAGATGGTCTAAAAGATATCAATGttgaacttgtggcatgtggaGAGTACCATTCCTGTGCAGTAACACTTTCAGGAGATTTATACATATGGGGTGGTAGTTCTCAAAATTTTGGGCTCCTTGGATATAGAAATGAAAATTGGGTTCCAAAAAAGTTAAATGGACCTCTAGAGGGAATACATGTCTCATCAGTCTCATGTGGACCATGGCACACAGCTGTTGTGACTTCTGCTGGGCAATTGTTTACTTTTGGAGATGGAACTTTTGGTGTTTTAGGCCATGGGGACTGCAAAAGTGTATCTACACCCAGGGAAGTGGAATCCCTCAAAGGTCTTCGCACTGTGCGAGCAGCCTGTGGTGTTTGGCACACTGCTGCAGTTGTAGAAGTCATGGTTGGGTCTTCAAGTTCGAGCAATTGTTCTTCAGGAAAGCTATTTACATGGGGAGATGGAGATAAAGGCCGTCTTGGGCATGGCGACAAAGGACCGAGATTGGTACCCACTTGCGTTGCTGCTCTTGTTGAACCCAACTTCTGTCAAGTTGCTTGCGGGCACAGCATGACTGTTGCATTGACAACTACGGGTCATGTTTACACAATGGGAAGCCCTGTATATGGTCAGCTTGGGAATTCTCAAGCAGATGGCAAGCTCCCTGTTCGTGTTGAAGGAAAGCTTACAAAAAACTTCGTTGAAGAATTAGCTTGTGGTGCTTATCATGTAGCAGTTTTAACTTCAAGAACTGAAGTTTACACATGGGGAAAAGGTGCCAATGGTCGATTAGGTCATGGTGATACAGATGATAGAAATTCCCCGACAATTGTTGAAGCTTTGAGGGACAAACAGGTTAAAAGTGTTGCCTGTGGCACTGGTTTTACTGCAGCTATCTGTCTTCATAAGTGGGTATCTGGTGTTGACCAATCCATGTGTTCTGGCTGCCGCCTTCCATTTAATTTCAAAAGGAAACGACACAATTGTTACAATTGTGGCCTTGTATTTTGCCATTCTTGTAGTAGTAAAAAGTCTCTCAAGGCTTCAATGGCGCCAAATCCCAACAAACCATACCGTGTCTGTGATCAATGTTTCGGCAAACTTAGGAGGGCCACTGAAGCTGACTCTTCATCGCATTCTGCTCTAAGTAGAAGAGGAAGTATAAATCAGCGACTAATTGAAGCTGAAAACAGTGACTATTTGAATACAAGGTCACGTGTCCAACTTGGAAGAAATAATTCCATAGAATCATCTAAAGATGTGGAAAATGAATCTTTGAAAAGAAACAAGTTGAATGGTTCTCAGATTTCTCTCTCTGCAAATGATTCTTCTCAGCGGAATGCATTTAATAACTCTAAATATTTTGGTTCATCCAAGAAATTTTTCTCAGCTTCTCTTCCGGGATCAAGAATTATGTCTCGAGCAACATCACCAACATCAAGGCGATCTAGTCCACCTCGTGCAACAACACCAACCCCAACAATATCAGTGCATGCATTGCCCAAAACTATTGTGGATGACACTAAAAGGTCAAATGATAGGCTGAGTGAGGAAGTTGTTAAATTAAGGGCTCAG GTTGAAGAACTTACTTGCAAAGCTCAACTTCAGGAAGTTGAGCTGGCAAGGACAACCGAACAATTAAAGGAAGCTATTGCAGTTGCAGAGGAGGAGACTTCAAAATGCAAAGCAGCAAAGGAAGTTATCAAGTCACTTACTGCCCAA TTGAAAGACATGGCAGAAAGGTTACCTGTTGGAGCAACAAGAAACAGCAGTTCAccttccttttatttttctagtgCCACTCCCCCAAGGGAAGTTTCTTCTGTAATCAATGAGCAACTGAGTAGTCCCACAACTTGTCACGAACCAGATTCAAATGGATCAAGCAGCCTGGCAATTTCTACTGTGTCTGGCACCACTAGCAACCAAACTATGCATCACTCTGAAGTGCCACATTTGGAAGCAACAGCAAAGAGTAAAAACAGAACAGCAAAAGTTGAACCTACCCATGGGGATGAATGGGTTGAGCAGGATGAACAGGGTGTGTACATTACCCTTGTTTCCTTGCCTGGAGGTGCTAAAGATATTAAGCGTGTTCGTTTCAG CCGAAAGCGATTCAGTGAGAAACAAGCAGAACAATGGTGGGCAGCAAACAGAGCAAGAGTATATCAACAATACAATGTTCCCATGGTTGATAAATCCATTGTGGGTCCAGGAAGGGAAGGTTTAGCTCATTGA
- the LOC110626543 gene encoding PH, RCC1 and FYVE domains-containing protein 1 isoform X1: MTATEQSRPGPVERDIELAITALKKGAQLLKYGRRGKPKFCPFRLANDESALIWLSGKEEKHLKLSHVSRIISGQRTPVFQRYPRPEKEYQSFSLIYSDRSLDLICKDKDEAEVWITGLKALISRNHLRKGRADSRSDGISSEATSPRAHTQRSSPLSSAFGSGDSSQKDEMDPLRLRTPYDSPPKAGLEKAFSDVELYAVAPKVLCPSESACGSVHSVSSGGSEAINGRLKGMTVDAFRVSLSSAVSSSSQGSGHDENDALGDVYIWGEVTGDGILGGGVHGVGGSGVKMDSLVPKPLESAVLLDVQTIACGRRHAALVTKQGEVFSWGEELGGRLGHGVDSDVLHPKLVDGLKDINVELVACGEYHSCAVTLSGDLYIWGGSSQNFGLLGYRNENWVPKKLNGPLEGIHVSSVSCGPWHTAVVTSAGQLFTFGDGTFGVLGHGDCKSVSTPREVESLKGLRTVRAACGVWHTAAVVEVMVGSSSSSNCSSGKLFTWGDGDKGRLGHGDKGPRLVPTCVAALVEPNFCQVACGHSMTVALTTTGHVYTMGSPVYGQLGNSQADGKLPVRVEGKLTKNFVEELACGAYHVAVLTSRTEVYTWGKGANGRLGHGDTDDRNSPTIVEALRDKQVKSVACGTGFTAAICLHKWVSGVDQSMCSGCRLPFNFKRKRHNCYNCGLVFCHSCSSKKSLKASMAPNPNKPYRVCDQCFGKLRRATEADSSSHSALSRRGSINQRLIEAENSDYLNTRSRVQLGRNNSIESSKDVENESLKRNKLNGSQISLSANDSSQRNAFNNSKYFGSSKKFFSASLPGSRIMSRATSPTSRRSSPPRATTPTPTISVHALPKTIVDDTKRSNDRLSEEVVKLRAQVEELTCKAQLQEVELARTTEQLKEAIAVAEEETSKCKAAKEVIKSLTAQLKDMAERLPVGATRNSSSPSFYFSSATPPREVSSVINEQLSSPTTCHEPDSNGSSSLAISTVSGTTSNQTMHHSEVPHLEATAKSKNRTAKVEPTHGDEWVEQDEQGVYITLVSLPGGAKDIKRVRFRYLTRHDKLSLYCSLNPYLSKLSPKRPEVYFHSMATNIMLFLRPFALKLTTPSLNKGKRRAVRASNMELTIGHYLTLFFPHFLPTNPLFL, encoded by the exons TCTCTTATATATAGTGATAGGTCTTTAGATTTG ATATGCAAGGACAAAGATGAAGCTGAAGTCTGGATTACTGGTCTAAAAGCACTAATATCACGCAATCATCTTAGGAAAGGGAGAGCAGATTCCAGAAGTGATGGGATCTCATCTGAAGCAACTAGTCCTAGAGCACACACCCAAAGAAGTTCTCCTTTGAGCTCTGCATTTGGTAGTGGTGACAGTTCACAGAAG GATGAAATGGATCCCCTACGTCTTCGTACTCCATATGATAGTCCTCCTAAAGCTGGTTTAGAAAAGGCATTTTCTGATGTTGAATTGTATGCTGTCGCTCCCAAAGTCTTATGTCCATCTGAATCTGCTTGTGGCTCAGTTCATTCTGTGTCATCAGGAGGCTCAGAAGCAATAAATGGGCGTCTAAAGGGTATGACTGTGGATGCTTTTAGAGTTAGTTTATCAAGTGCTGTTAGCTCATCGAGTCAAGGTTCTGGTCATGATGAGAATGACGCACTAGGGGATGTTTACATTTGGGGAGAAGTCACTGGTGATGGTATTCTTGGTGGTGGAGTGCATGGAGTTGGGGGTTCTGGTGTTAAGATGGATTCTTTAGTTCCAAAACCCTTGGAATCTGCAGTCCTATTGGATGTTCAGACTATAGCGTGTGGTCGTCGACATGCTGCCTTGGTAACAAAACAGGGGGAGGTTTTCTCTTGGGGAGAGGAGCTTGGAGGCAGACTTGGGCATGGTGTTGACTCTGATGTATTGCATCCAAAGCTTGTAGATGGTCTAAAAGATATCAATGttgaacttgtggcatgtggaGAGTACCATTCCTGTGCAGTAACACTTTCAGGAGATTTATACATATGGGGTGGTAGTTCTCAAAATTTTGGGCTCCTTGGATATAGAAATGAAAATTGGGTTCCAAAAAAGTTAAATGGACCTCTAGAGGGAATACATGTCTCATCAGTCTCATGTGGACCATGGCACACAGCTGTTGTGACTTCTGCTGGGCAATTGTTTACTTTTGGAGATGGAACTTTTGGTGTTTTAGGCCATGGGGACTGCAAAAGTGTATCTACACCCAGGGAAGTGGAATCCCTCAAAGGTCTTCGCACTGTGCGAGCAGCCTGTGGTGTTTGGCACACTGCTGCAGTTGTAGAAGTCATGGTTGGGTCTTCAAGTTCGAGCAATTGTTCTTCAGGAAAGCTATTTACATGGGGAGATGGAGATAAAGGCCGTCTTGGGCATGGCGACAAAGGACCGAGATTGGTACCCACTTGCGTTGCTGCTCTTGTTGAACCCAACTTCTGTCAAGTTGCTTGCGGGCACAGCATGACTGTTGCATTGACAACTACGGGTCATGTTTACACAATGGGAAGCCCTGTATATGGTCAGCTTGGGAATTCTCAAGCAGATGGCAAGCTCCCTGTTCGTGTTGAAGGAAAGCTTACAAAAAACTTCGTTGAAGAATTAGCTTGTGGTGCTTATCATGTAGCAGTTTTAACTTCAAGAACTGAAGTTTACACATGGGGAAAAGGTGCCAATGGTCGATTAGGTCATGGTGATACAGATGATAGAAATTCCCCGACAATTGTTGAAGCTTTGAGGGACAAACAGGTTAAAAGTGTTGCCTGTGGCACTGGTTTTACTGCAGCTATCTGTCTTCATAAGTGGGTATCTGGTGTTGACCAATCCATGTGTTCTGGCTGCCGCCTTCCATTTAATTTCAAAAGGAAACGACACAATTGTTACAATTGTGGCCTTGTATTTTGCCATTCTTGTAGTAGTAAAAAGTCTCTCAAGGCTTCAATGGCGCCAAATCCCAACAAACCATACCGTGTCTGTGATCAATGTTTCGGCAAACTTAGGAGGGCCACTGAAGCTGACTCTTCATCGCATTCTGCTCTAAGTAGAAGAGGAAGTATAAATCAGCGACTAATTGAAGCTGAAAACAGTGACTATTTGAATACAAGGTCACGTGTCCAACTTGGAAGAAATAATTCCATAGAATCATCTAAAGATGTGGAAAATGAATCTTTGAAAAGAAACAAGTTGAATGGTTCTCAGATTTCTCTCTCTGCAAATGATTCTTCTCAGCGGAATGCATTTAATAACTCTAAATATTTTGGTTCATCCAAGAAATTTTTCTCAGCTTCTCTTCCGGGATCAAGAATTATGTCTCGAGCAACATCACCAACATCAAGGCGATCTAGTCCACCTCGTGCAACAACACCAACCCCAACAATATCAGTGCATGCATTGCCCAAAACTATTGTGGATGACACTAAAAGGTCAAATGATAGGCTGAGTGAGGAAGTTGTTAAATTAAGGGCTCAG GTTGAAGAACTTACTTGCAAAGCTCAACTTCAGGAAGTTGAGCTGGCAAGGACAACCGAACAATTAAAGGAAGCTATTGCAGTTGCAGAGGAGGAGACTTCAAAATGCAAAGCAGCAAAGGAAGTTATCAAGTCACTTACTGCCCAA TTGAAAGACATGGCAGAAAGGTTACCTGTTGGAGCAACAAGAAACAGCAGTTCAccttccttttatttttctagtgCCACTCCCCCAAGGGAAGTTTCTTCTGTAATCAATGAGCAACTGAGTAGTCCCACAACTTGTCACGAACCAGATTCAAATGGATCAAGCAGCCTGGCAATTTCTACTGTGTCTGGCACCACTAGCAACCAAACTATGCATCACTCTGAAGTGCCACATTTGGAAGCAACAGCAAAGAGTAAAAACAGAACAGCAAAAGTTGAACCTACCCATGGGGATGAATGGGTTGAGCAGGATGAACAGGGTGTGTACATTACCCTTGTTTCCTTGCCTGGAGGTGCTAAAGATATTAAGCGTGTTCGTTTCAGGTATCTCACAAGGCATGACAAGCTATCACTGTATTGTTCACTAAATCCTTATTTGTCAAAGCTTTCTCCCAAAAGGCCAGAAGTATATTTTCATTCAATGGCAACAAATATAATGCTTTTCTTAAGGCCCTTCGCTCTTAAACTAACTACCCCCTCCCTTAACAAAGGGAAAAGAAGAGCTGTAAGAGCAAGCAATATGGAACTAACAATAGGACATTACCTTACtttattttttcctcattttttGCCCACCAATCCCCTTTTTCTATAA
- the LOC110626543 gene encoding PH, RCC1 and FYVE domains-containing protein 1 isoform X3 — MTATEQSRPGPVERDIELAITALKKGAQLLKYGRRGKPKFCPFRLANDESALIWLSGKEEKHLKLSHVSRIISGQRTPVFQRYPRPEKEYQSFSLIYSDRSLDLICKDKDEAEVWITGLKALISRNHLRKGRADSRSDGISSEATSPRAHTQRSSPLSSAFGSGDSSQKDEMDPLRLRTPYDSPPKAGLEKAFSDVELYAVAPKVLCPSESACGSVHSVSSGGSEAINGRLKGMTVDAFRVSLSSAVSSSSQGSGHDENDALGDVYIWGEVTGDGILGGGVHGVGGSGVKMDSLVPKPLESAVLLDVQTIACGRRHAALVTKQGEVFSWGEELGGRLGHGVDSDVLHPKLVDGLKDINVELVACGEYHSCAVTLSGDLYIWGGSSQNFGLLGYRNENWVPKKLNGPLEGIHVSSVSCGPWHTAVVTSAGQLFTFGDGTFGVLGHGDCKSVSTPREVESLKGLRTVRAACGVWHTAAVVEVMVGSSSSSNCSSGKLFTWGDGDKGRLGHGDKGPRLVPTCVAALVEPNFCQVACGHSMTVALTTTGHVYTMGSPVYGQLGNSQADGKLPVRVEGKLTKNFVEELACGAYHVAVLTSRTEVYTWGKGANGRLGHGDTDDRNSPTIVEALRDKQVKSVACGTGFTAAICLHKWVSGVDQSMCSGCRLPFNFKRKRHNCYNCGLVFCHSCSSKKSLKASMAPNPNKPYRVCDQCFGKLRRATEADSSSHSALSRRGSINQRLIEAENSDYLNTRSRVQLGRNNSIESSKDVENESLKRNKLNGSQISLSANDSSQRNAFNNSKYFGSSKKFFSASLPGSRIMSRATSPTSRRSSPPRATTPTPTISVHALPKTIVDDTKRSNDRLSEEVVKLRAQLKDMAERLPVGATRNSSSPSFYFSSATPPREVSSVINEQLSSPTTCHEPDSNGSSSLAISTVSGTTSNQTMHHSEVPHLEATAKSKNRTAKVEPTHGDEWVEQDEQGVYITLVSLPGGAKDIKRVRFRYLTRHDKLSLYCSLNPYLSKLSPKRPEVYFHSMATNIMLFLRPFALKLTTPSLNKGKRRAVRASNMELTIGHYLTLFFPHFLPTNPLFL, encoded by the exons TCTCTTATATATAGTGATAGGTCTTTAGATTTG ATATGCAAGGACAAAGATGAAGCTGAAGTCTGGATTACTGGTCTAAAAGCACTAATATCACGCAATCATCTTAGGAAAGGGAGAGCAGATTCCAGAAGTGATGGGATCTCATCTGAAGCAACTAGTCCTAGAGCACACACCCAAAGAAGTTCTCCTTTGAGCTCTGCATTTGGTAGTGGTGACAGTTCACAGAAG GATGAAATGGATCCCCTACGTCTTCGTACTCCATATGATAGTCCTCCTAAAGCTGGTTTAGAAAAGGCATTTTCTGATGTTGAATTGTATGCTGTCGCTCCCAAAGTCTTATGTCCATCTGAATCTGCTTGTGGCTCAGTTCATTCTGTGTCATCAGGAGGCTCAGAAGCAATAAATGGGCGTCTAAAGGGTATGACTGTGGATGCTTTTAGAGTTAGTTTATCAAGTGCTGTTAGCTCATCGAGTCAAGGTTCTGGTCATGATGAGAATGACGCACTAGGGGATGTTTACATTTGGGGAGAAGTCACTGGTGATGGTATTCTTGGTGGTGGAGTGCATGGAGTTGGGGGTTCTGGTGTTAAGATGGATTCTTTAGTTCCAAAACCCTTGGAATCTGCAGTCCTATTGGATGTTCAGACTATAGCGTGTGGTCGTCGACATGCTGCCTTGGTAACAAAACAGGGGGAGGTTTTCTCTTGGGGAGAGGAGCTTGGAGGCAGACTTGGGCATGGTGTTGACTCTGATGTATTGCATCCAAAGCTTGTAGATGGTCTAAAAGATATCAATGttgaacttgtggcatgtggaGAGTACCATTCCTGTGCAGTAACACTTTCAGGAGATTTATACATATGGGGTGGTAGTTCTCAAAATTTTGGGCTCCTTGGATATAGAAATGAAAATTGGGTTCCAAAAAAGTTAAATGGACCTCTAGAGGGAATACATGTCTCATCAGTCTCATGTGGACCATGGCACACAGCTGTTGTGACTTCTGCTGGGCAATTGTTTACTTTTGGAGATGGAACTTTTGGTGTTTTAGGCCATGGGGACTGCAAAAGTGTATCTACACCCAGGGAAGTGGAATCCCTCAAAGGTCTTCGCACTGTGCGAGCAGCCTGTGGTGTTTGGCACACTGCTGCAGTTGTAGAAGTCATGGTTGGGTCTTCAAGTTCGAGCAATTGTTCTTCAGGAAAGCTATTTACATGGGGAGATGGAGATAAAGGCCGTCTTGGGCATGGCGACAAAGGACCGAGATTGGTACCCACTTGCGTTGCTGCTCTTGTTGAACCCAACTTCTGTCAAGTTGCTTGCGGGCACAGCATGACTGTTGCATTGACAACTACGGGTCATGTTTACACAATGGGAAGCCCTGTATATGGTCAGCTTGGGAATTCTCAAGCAGATGGCAAGCTCCCTGTTCGTGTTGAAGGAAAGCTTACAAAAAACTTCGTTGAAGAATTAGCTTGTGGTGCTTATCATGTAGCAGTTTTAACTTCAAGAACTGAAGTTTACACATGGGGAAAAGGTGCCAATGGTCGATTAGGTCATGGTGATACAGATGATAGAAATTCCCCGACAATTGTTGAAGCTTTGAGGGACAAACAGGTTAAAAGTGTTGCCTGTGGCACTGGTTTTACTGCAGCTATCTGTCTTCATAAGTGGGTATCTGGTGTTGACCAATCCATGTGTTCTGGCTGCCGCCTTCCATTTAATTTCAAAAGGAAACGACACAATTGTTACAATTGTGGCCTTGTATTTTGCCATTCTTGTAGTAGTAAAAAGTCTCTCAAGGCTTCAATGGCGCCAAATCCCAACAAACCATACCGTGTCTGTGATCAATGTTTCGGCAAACTTAGGAGGGCCACTGAAGCTGACTCTTCATCGCATTCTGCTCTAAGTAGAAGAGGAAGTATAAATCAGCGACTAATTGAAGCTGAAAACAGTGACTATTTGAATACAAGGTCACGTGTCCAACTTGGAAGAAATAATTCCATAGAATCATCTAAAGATGTGGAAAATGAATCTTTGAAAAGAAACAAGTTGAATGGTTCTCAGATTTCTCTCTCTGCAAATGATTCTTCTCAGCGGAATGCATTTAATAACTCTAAATATTTTGGTTCATCCAAGAAATTTTTCTCAGCTTCTCTTCCGGGATCAAGAATTATGTCTCGAGCAACATCACCAACATCAAGGCGATCTAGTCCACCTCGTGCAACAACACCAACCCCAACAATATCAGTGCATGCATTGCCCAAAACTATTGTGGATGACACTAAAAGGTCAAATGATAGGCTGAGTGAGGAAGTTGTTAAATTAAGGGCTCAG TTGAAAGACATGGCAGAAAGGTTACCTGTTGGAGCAACAAGAAACAGCAGTTCAccttccttttatttttctagtgCCACTCCCCCAAGGGAAGTTTCTTCTGTAATCAATGAGCAACTGAGTAGTCCCACAACTTGTCACGAACCAGATTCAAATGGATCAAGCAGCCTGGCAATTTCTACTGTGTCTGGCACCACTAGCAACCAAACTATGCATCACTCTGAAGTGCCACATTTGGAAGCAACAGCAAAGAGTAAAAACAGAACAGCAAAAGTTGAACCTACCCATGGGGATGAATGGGTTGAGCAGGATGAACAGGGTGTGTACATTACCCTTGTTTCCTTGCCTGGAGGTGCTAAAGATATTAAGCGTGTTCGTTTCAGGTATCTCACAAGGCATGACAAGCTATCACTGTATTGTTCACTAAATCCTTATTTGTCAAAGCTTTCTCCCAAAAGGCCAGAAGTATATTTTCATTCAATGGCAACAAATATAATGCTTTTCTTAAGGCCCTTCGCTCTTAAACTAACTACCCCCTCCCTTAACAAAGGGAAAAGAAGAGCTGTAAGAGCAAGCAATATGGAACTAACAATAGGACATTACCTTACtttattttttcctcattttttGCCCACCAATCCCCTTTTTCTATAA